From Epinephelus lanceolatus isolate andai-2023 chromosome 12, ASM4190304v1, whole genome shotgun sequence, the proteins below share one genomic window:
- the LOC117271555 gene encoding crystallin J1A-like: MAAALADRAIGAIIGSAVADAAAQPLHWVYDLQKLKGILAKDPNPEFHSESANPFYRRQTGQQSCYGDQAFVLLESLSECGGLNVDDLKQRTLKFFGPGSEYDTPVNDPYREKGGPRPQLPIEGPWRHASLKGFLKNMDAGKEETGCENDCQIDGVAKLAPIVAFYAGKPDMLEKVEQAVRVTQNNDACVAETLAAARFLEHFILNGPDPKALDTVVDQLSDPNRKQPQDLDKAVTGHLRQVKENLSKTPQELIPAVFPNTUGLPGAFQAALHGVLTAKHYEQAIRDTMSCGGCTCSRGSFIGACLGAQIGLEGIPASWTSKTLHYESVLEHAKKITKHHQ; encoded by the exons ATGGCTGCAGCTCTGGCTGACAGAGCAATAGGAGCTATCATAGGTTCGGCTGTTGCAGATGCAGCAG CGCAGCCACTCCACTGGGTGTACGACCTCCAGAAGCTGAAAGGGATTCTGGCTAAGGATCCAAACCCTGAGTTCCACTCTGAGTCAGCCAATCCCTTTTACAGGAGGCAGACAGGCCAGCAGAGCTGCTATGGAGACCAGGCCTTTGTTCTCCTGGAGTCCTTGTCTGAATGTGGAG GTCTAAATGTTGACGATCTGAAGCAGCGCACACTGAAATTCTTTGGGCCAGGATCAGAGTATGACACGCCTGTCAATGATCCTTACAGAGAGAAAGGAG GGCCAAGACCTCAGCTGCCAATCGAGGGACCATGGAGACATGCAAGTTTAAAGGGCTTCCTGAAGAATATGGATGCAGGCAAAGAGGAGACAG GCTGTGAGAACGACTGTCAGATTGATGGAGTAGCCAAATTGGCTCCTATAGTGGCTTTTTATGCAGGAAAGCCTGACATGCTGGAAAAGGTTGAGCAGGCAGTCCGTGTCACCCAGAACAATGATGCATGTGTGGCAGAGACTCTAGCAGCAGCGAG GTTCCTGGAGCATTTCATCCTGAATGGTCCTGACCCAAAAGCCTTGGACACGGTGGTCGATCAGCTCAGTGACCCGAACAGAAAGCAGCCCCAGGATCTGGATAAAGCAGTCACTG GGCACCTTCGTCAGGTGAAGGAGAATTTATCAAAGACTCCTCAGGAGCTAAtccctgctgtgtttccaaatACCTGAG GTTTGCCAGGTGCGTTCCAAGCAGCGCTGCATGGAGTCCTGACAGCCAAGCACTACGAGCAGGCTATCAGAGATACCATGAGCTGTGGGGGATGCACCTGTAGCAGAGGGTCCTTCATCGGAGCCTGTCTTGGGGCTCAG ATTGGACTTGAGGGAATTCCAGCCTCCTGGACGTCCAAAACCCTGCATTatgagtcagtgttggagcatgCCAAGAAGATAACCAAACACCACCAATAG